From the Simplicispira suum genome, the window CAGCGGGGCGGCCGCACGGGGGACCACAGCGATGGCTGGGGAATCGCCTTCTTTGAAGGCAGGGGCGTGCGCCACTTTGTCGACCACGAACGCGCTGTCGACTCACCGGTGGCCGAGCTGATTCGGCGCTACCCGATCAAGAGCAGCAACGTCATCGCGCACATCCGCAAAGCCACGCAGGGCGTGGTCAGTTTGCAAAACTGCCACCCCTTTGTGCGTGAGCTGTGGGGGCGCTACTGGGTGTTTGCACACAACGGGGATCTGAAAGACTTTCAGCCGCATCTGCACCGCAGCTTCCATCCGGTAGGAGACACCGACAGCGAGCGTGCTTTTTGCTGGCTCATGCAGGAGCTTTCCAAGTCGCACGCGCAGTTGCCCAGCGTGGCGGAGCTGACGCTGACCCTGCGCGAGCTATCGGCGGGAATCGCTCGGCATGGGACCTTCAATTTCCTGTTGTCCAATGGCTTGGCGTTGTGGGCGCACGCTTCGACAGACTTGCATTACATAGAGCGCCGTCACCCCTTTGCCGCAGCCCATCTATCAGACGAAGACCTGTCGGTGGACTTTGCACGCGAAAC encodes:
- a CDS encoding class II glutamine amidotransferase, which translates into the protein MCQLLGMNCNTPTDVRFSFSGFAQRGGRTGDHSDGWGIAFFEGRGVRHFVDHERAVDSPVAELIRRYPIKSSNVIAHIRKATQGVVSLQNCHPFVRELWGRYWVFAHNGDLKDFQPHLHRSFHPVGDTDSERAFCWLMQELSKSHAQLPSVAELTLTLRELSAGIARHGTFNFLLSNGLALWAHASTDLHYIERRHPFAAAHLSDEDLSVDFARETQATDRVAVIVTAPLTRDECWQAFARHELKVFVDGSALTL